A section of the Prochlorococcus sp. MIT 1341 genome encodes:
- a CDS encoding tRNA-(ms[2]io[6]A)-hydroxylase — protein MPSTITFERDLPAIKWLAAPSSNDWLSQAINNPLEVLIDHAHCERKAAGAALQLMFRYLCEPGLAEALTPLVKEELDHFEKVLALIKMKGRYLEPLPAPPYGTLLSKEITKVEPQRMLDSFLVAGLIEARSHERMQLLATNSPDMELRNLYAELMVSEARHFSLYWVLANERFEQKKVECRINELALIEASILSKLHHQPRMHS, from the coding sequence ATGCCATCAACAATTACTTTTGAGCGTGATCTCCCTGCAATTAAATGGTTAGCTGCTCCAAGTAGTAATGATTGGCTTTCACAGGCTATAAATAACCCTCTTGAAGTCCTTATCGATCATGCCCATTGCGAAAGGAAAGCTGCAGGAGCAGCACTTCAGCTTATGTTCAGGTACTTATGCGAGCCTGGCCTTGCCGAGGCTCTAACTCCTTTAGTCAAAGAAGAGCTGGATCATTTTGAGAAAGTTCTTGCTTTGATCAAAATGAAAGGGCGTTATCTAGAGCCTCTTCCAGCGCCTCCGTATGGAACACTTCTCTCCAAAGAGATTACGAAAGTTGAGCCTCAAAGGATGCTTGATAGCTTCCTAGTAGCAGGACTAATCGAAGCTCGCAGCCATGAGAGGATGCAATTGTTAGCAACTAATAGCCCAGACATGGAACTACGCAATTTATATGCTGAGTTAATGGTTAGCGAAGCTCGTCATTTTTCTCTTTATTGGGTACTAGCCAATGAGCGCTTTGAACAGAAAAAGGTTGAGTGTCGTATAAATGAACTTGCATTAATTGAAGCTTCAATCCTGTCCAAATTGCATCATCAACCCCGAATGCATAGTTGA
- the cobI gene encoding precorrin-2 C(20)-methyltransferase → MSFIGLTFVGVGPGDPSLLTIASIQAIKASTIIAYPVSEGNVDGIAANIASDWFSDTQVKLPLKFPMVSEPEPLLKAWGIAAEKLASLVERGEQVVFLCEGDVSLFASSSYLLKCLQSSHSGCPIRLIPGVTSISAAAALGAYPLALQNDQLLVVPAPEDSETLEALLDEAASKRRVLVIIKLGHRWAWVRPLLNKKGLLNKTLFAERIGFTDEKVTSAIHVEESPRPYFSLLIIRQSWPEIMP, encoded by the coding sequence TTGTCATTTATTGGCCTTACTTTTGTTGGGGTTGGACCAGGTGATCCATCCCTTTTAACTATTGCTTCAATTCAAGCAATCAAAGCTTCAACAATAATCGCTTATCCCGTATCTGAAGGGAATGTTGATGGTATTGCAGCAAACATAGCCTCCGATTGGTTTTCGGACACCCAAGTGAAACTTCCTCTTAAGTTTCCTATGGTATCTGAGCCAGAACCCCTTCTAAAGGCTTGGGGAATAGCAGCTGAAAAGCTCGCAAGTTTGGTAGAGAGAGGGGAGCAAGTAGTTTTTCTTTGTGAAGGTGATGTATCTCTTTTTGCTAGTAGTTCCTATCTCCTGAAATGCCTACAATCCTCTCACTCGGGCTGTCCAATAAGATTAATTCCTGGAGTGACATCTATATCGGCCGCAGCAGCACTTGGTGCTTACCCACTAGCCCTGCAAAATGATCAGCTCTTGGTTGTTCCTGCACCTGAAGATTCAGAAACTCTTGAGGCCCTTTTGGACGAAGCTGCCTCCAAAAGAAGAGTTTTGGTTATCATCAAATTAGGACATCGTTGGGCCTGGGTCAGACCGTTACTTAACAAGAAAGGTTTGTTAAACAAAACATTATTTGCAGAAAGAATTGGATTCACTGATGAAAAAGTCACCTCAGCAATTCATGTAGAAGAATCTCCAAGGCCCTACTTTTCTTTGCTTATAATTCGTCAATCATGGCCTGAAATCATGCCCTAG
- the dusB gene encoding tRNA dihydrouridine synthase DusB, translating into MEKDLHYITLKGQGSSRIIRSRVLQSPLSGVSDCVFRALVRQWAPDALLFTEMVNAKGLELGHGLCKVELLEEEEGPVGVQLFDYRPSAMVEAARKAEELGAFLVDINMGCPVKKVARKGGGSGLLKDPDLAARIVKEVSDAISIPVTVKTRLGWNHYLYDPIGFSIRMQEAGAKLLTMHGRTRAQGFSGKADWGAIAEVKQVLDIPVIANGDINTPEDAKECLALTGADGVMIGRASLGSPWLVGQIDAFLKGRPCIQTPQKQERLSLLRQHLLGLLRIKGEHGLLVARKHINWTCVDFPGANNLRRALISTKTSIEALNLLDKHLELHENSSFKRSRA; encoded by the coding sequence ATGGAAAAAGATTTACATTATATAACCCTCAAAGGTCAAGGGTCTTCAAGAATTATTAGATCTAGGGTTTTGCAATCTCCTCTTTCAGGAGTAAGTGATTGTGTTTTTAGAGCCTTAGTAAGGCAGTGGGCTCCAGATGCTTTGTTGTTTACTGAAATGGTAAATGCAAAGGGTCTGGAATTAGGTCATGGTCTTTGCAAGGTAGAACTACTCGAGGAGGAAGAAGGACCTGTAGGCGTACAACTTTTTGATTACAGGCCATCAGCCATGGTCGAAGCGGCTAGGAAGGCGGAAGAATTAGGTGCATTTTTGGTTGATATAAATATGGGTTGCCCAGTCAAGAAGGTTGCTAGAAAAGGTGGAGGCAGTGGACTTTTAAAGGATCCTGACCTTGCTGCAAGAATCGTTAAAGAAGTTTCTGATGCAATAAGCATTCCTGTAACGGTGAAAACACGACTGGGCTGGAATCATTATTTATATGACCCAATTGGTTTTTCTATTCGAATGCAAGAAGCTGGTGCAAAACTGTTGACAATGCATGGAAGGACAAGGGCGCAGGGTTTTTCGGGCAAGGCAGATTGGGGCGCAATCGCAGAGGTTAAGCAAGTATTAGATATACCAGTGATTGCAAATGGGGATATCAATACGCCAGAAGACGCTAAGGAATGCCTTGCTTTGACTGGAGCAGATGGTGTGATGATTGGGCGGGCAAGCTTGGGTTCCCCATGGTTAGTAGGCCAAATTGATGCTTTTTTAAAAGGAAGACCTTGTATACAAACACCACAAAAACAAGAAAGGCTTAGCCTTCTTAGACAACATCTATTAGGGCTCTTAAGGATTAAAGGAGAGCATGGTTTGCTTGTTGCCCGTAAGCATATTAATTGGACATGTGTTGATTTCCCTGGGGCCAATAATCTCCGCAGAGCATTAATTAGTACCAAAACATCTATAGAAGCTTTGAATCTGTTAGATAAACATCTTGAGTTGCATGAAAATTCAAGTTTTAAAAGGTCTAGGGCATGA
- a CDS encoding DUF1823 family protein — MANLTFPKALQQNKRPFWPLSYSLLKNILDDQITDRFVVELVWERLGYVPVDISSGIWKPSSFTPQDWSLAFPEAPELISQRKASIQLTRSIPSPYKQLLKEKLKFNGYQIGELYPRRTRRATAVNWLIAWTVSLGKELADVGPIPALLPVPENPLEGHPGDPSIA, encoded by the coding sequence ATGGCAAATCTAACCTTTCCAAAAGCACTCCAGCAGAATAAAAGGCCTTTCTGGCCCTTAAGCTATAGTCTTTTGAAAAACATTCTTGATGATCAAATCACTGATCGCTTCGTTGTAGAACTCGTTTGGGAAAGGCTTGGTTATGTTCCTGTAGATATATCATCGGGCATCTGGAAACCCAGTTCTTTTACTCCTCAGGATTGGTCATTAGCTTTTCCTGAAGCACCTGAATTAATTTCGCAAAGAAAAGCATCTATTCAATTAACAAGATCTATTCCCAGCCCATACAAGCAACTCTTAAAAGAAAAGTTGAAGTTTAATGGTTATCAAATTGGAGAGCTCTACCCAAGGCGAACCAGAAGAGCAACAGCTGTCAATTGGTTAATTGCTTGGACGGTTTCTTTAGGGAAAGAGCTAGCCGATGTCGGTCCAATACCAGCTCTTTTACCTGTTCCTGAAAATCCTCTTGAAGGCCATCCTGGTGATCCATCTATTGCTTAA
- the der gene encoding ribosome biogenesis GTPase Der, producing MGRPVLAIIGRPNVGKSTLVNRLCRSREAIVHDEPGVTRDRTYQDGFWKDREFKVIDTGGLVFNDDSEFLPEIREQANLALAEASVALLIVDGQQGITASDEAIAEWLRIQPCKILLGVNKCESPEQGLAMAAEFWRLGLGEPFPISAIHGAGTGDLLDQVLTLFPPKELEVSEKEPIQIAIIGRPNVGKSSLLNAICGAPRAIVSPTRGTTRDTIDTSLEKEGQLWRLIDTAGIRRRKSVSYGPEFFGINRTFKAIERSDICILVIDALDGVTEQDQRLAGRIEEYGRSCVVVVNKWDAVEKDSHTMTSFEKELRAKLYFLDWATMLFTSALTGQRVGSIFSLATLAVEQHRRRVSTSVVNEVLKEALSWRNPPTTRGGRQGKLYYGTQVATQPPTFSLFVNDPKLFGETYRRYVERQIREGLGFEGTPLKLFWRGKQQRQIEKDLARQKNQSD from the coding sequence GTGGGGAGGCCAGTTTTAGCCATAATCGGTCGGCCTAACGTAGGAAAGTCGACTCTCGTTAATCGCCTTTGCCGTAGTCGTGAAGCCATAGTTCATGATGAGCCAGGTGTTACCAGGGACCGTACATACCAAGATGGGTTTTGGAAAGATCGTGAATTCAAGGTGATTGATACTGGAGGACTGGTCTTCAATGATGACAGTGAGTTTCTTCCAGAAATTCGCGAGCAAGCAAATTTGGCACTTGCCGAAGCTTCTGTCGCACTACTAATCGTCGATGGGCAACAAGGAATTACAGCCTCAGATGAGGCCATTGCTGAGTGGTTGCGAATTCAGCCATGCAAAATACTTTTAGGGGTAAACAAGTGTGAGTCTCCTGAACAAGGTCTTGCTATGGCTGCAGAATTTTGGCGCCTTGGGCTAGGAGAACCCTTCCCGATTTCAGCAATTCACGGGGCTGGAACAGGAGATTTGCTGGATCAAGTTTTAACTCTCTTTCCCCCCAAAGAACTAGAAGTCAGTGAGAAAGAACCTATTCAAATTGCAATTATTGGCAGACCCAATGTAGGAAAATCAAGCTTATTAAATGCAATATGTGGTGCACCTAGAGCCATAGTCAGCCCAACAAGAGGCACCACGAGGGACACAATAGATACAAGTTTAGAAAAAGAAGGACAATTATGGCGACTGATTGATACTGCGGGGATAAGACGGCGCAAAAGTGTTAGCTATGGCCCTGAATTCTTTGGAATCAATAGAACATTCAAAGCAATTGAACGAAGTGATATTTGTATTCTTGTTATTGATGCCTTAGATGGTGTAACGGAACAAGATCAACGCCTAGCAGGCAGAATAGAAGAATATGGACGTTCTTGCGTTGTCGTTGTCAACAAATGGGATGCAGTTGAAAAAGATAGTCATACCATGACATCATTTGAGAAAGAACTACGTGCAAAACTATATTTTCTCGATTGGGCAACAATGCTTTTTACCTCTGCCCTCACTGGTCAAAGAGTAGGTAGCATTTTTTCACTGGCAACCCTAGCCGTAGAACAACACCGAAGACGTGTTAGTACTTCTGTTGTCAATGAAGTTCTGAAAGAAGCTTTAAGTTGGCGTAATCCACCGACAACTCGAGGAGGTAGGCAAGGAAAACTTTATTATGGGACTCAGGTTGCAACTCAACCGCCAACCTTCTCATTATTTGTTAATGACCCAAAATTATTTGGTGAAACCTACCGAAGATATGTCGAGCGCCAAATACGTGAAGGCCTTGGGTTTGAAGGTACCCCTTTGAAATTATTCTGGCGGGGAAAGCAACAAAGACAGATCGAAAAAGATTTAGCCCGCCAAAAGAACCAATCAGACTAG
- a CDS encoding CbiQ family ECF transporter T component, whose product MDWLRQVPIGQYAAGSSGWLRLLDPRLKFAWVLMFLLTPVLAGPSWRVSLVIALFVLTFISSIPRRVWSRSLSLLILLALIFGGLSMFLPTGDQSPLLNARYPEELDGLKLIGPSWELLNIGPLRVGAIVIGPLIVVRRSAELGVNTATLIFTVVHSVNLMLLTTPPEELVWALSWFMSPLAYIRAPVDRISFQLLLALRFLPLVQEELQNLLRSLAIRAVNLKELGFKASVGLLLSVGERLIANILLRAEQGADALLVRGGYWLSPEQFRPEQLLRKSYRWLNISSGILLFLVLFLRRKYGAF is encoded by the coding sequence ATGGACTGGTTAAGACAAGTTCCAATTGGGCAGTATGCAGCAGGCAGTTCAGGGTGGTTGAGATTATTAGACCCACGATTGAAATTTGCTTGGGTATTAATGTTTCTATTAACTCCAGTCCTTGCAGGACCCTCTTGGCGAGTTTCGCTAGTTATAGCTCTTTTTGTTCTAACTTTCATCAGTTCTATCCCTAGAAGAGTTTGGAGCAGATCTCTGTCTTTACTAATTCTACTAGCACTAATCTTTGGAGGGTTATCAATGTTTTTACCAACCGGCGATCAATCACCTTTACTAAATGCACGTTATCCCGAAGAGTTAGATGGCTTGAAATTAATCGGTCCTTCTTGGGAGCTTTTAAACATAGGGCCTTTGAGAGTTGGTGCAATTGTTATAGGACCTTTAATTGTTGTCCGCAGATCCGCAGAGTTGGGAGTGAACACTGCAACTTTGATTTTCACTGTCGTTCACAGCGTAAACCTAATGTTGCTAACCACTCCTCCAGAAGAACTCGTATGGGCTTTGAGCTGGTTCATGTCCCCCCTCGCATATATAAGGGCACCGGTTGATCGCATAAGTTTCCAGTTACTTTTAGCACTTCGGTTTCTCCCTTTGGTTCAGGAAGAATTACAAAACCTCCTGCGATCTTTAGCAATTCGAGCAGTTAATCTCAAAGAGCTTGGGTTCAAGGCTTCCGTAGGACTTCTTCTTTCAGTAGGAGAAAGACTTATTGCTAATATCCTTTTAAGAGCGGAGCAAGGTGCCGATGCGCTTTTAGTGCGAGGCGGTTATTGGCTTTCTCCAGAGCAATTCAGACCAGAACAACTGCTGAGAAAATCTTACCGGTGGCTAAATATTAGTTCAGGGATATTGCTTTTTCTGGTTTTGTTCTTAAGGAGGAAGTACGGTGCTTTTTGA
- a CDS encoding PipX family protein, translating to MTAERYLNHPNFGMLYLVSPAGEGRDVYATLYAQKMFFLVTLQPRGSDFEVIPYQDARHYAEMNLSRCKRDKPSEFDTWQELFHQTFI from the coding sequence GTGACAGCTGAGCGATATTTAAACCATCCCAACTTTGGGATGCTTTATCTCGTTTCACCTGCTGGGGAAGGAAGGGATGTTTATGCAACTTTGTATGCCCAGAAGATGTTCTTCTTGGTAACGCTTCAGCCAAGAGGGTCTGATTTTGAAGTCATCCCTTATCAGGATGCCAGGCATTATGCAGAGATGAATTTATCTAGGTGTAAACGTGATAAACCCTCCGAATTTGATACTTGGCAAGAACTCTTCCATCAGACCTTTATATAA
- a CDS encoding YggS family pyridoxal phosphate-dependent enzyme, with protein MLLENWEQLRKQLPDGVNLLAVSKGHPSEKIRYLAELGQIDFGESRLQEALLKFNALGDLKQIKWHFIGRLQSNKVRGVVQNFDFIHSVDSQLLAERISRIAVEENRTIQIMLQVKLAKDPTKGGFNPENLQRVIPMIHSLSNIKTTGLMTMAPINFGKEERRNLFGQCRSLANQLDLKECSMGMSSDWEEALKAGATWLRLGSSVFGYRPK; from the coding sequence ATGCTCCTGGAGAATTGGGAACAATTACGCAAACAACTCCCAGACGGAGTTAATTTGCTTGCAGTAAGCAAAGGGCATCCCTCAGAAAAAATCCGCTACCTTGCAGAATTGGGGCAGATTGATTTTGGGGAAAGTCGTTTACAAGAGGCTCTCCTCAAGTTCAATGCTCTAGGAGATCTAAAACAGATTAAATGGCATTTTATTGGGCGCTTACAATCAAATAAGGTAAGAGGAGTAGTGCAAAATTTCGATTTTATTCACTCTGTAGATAGCCAATTACTCGCCGAAAGAATCTCAAGAATAGCGGTTGAAGAAAACAGAACTATTCAGATTATGCTTCAGGTTAAACTTGCCAAAGATCCCACTAAAGGAGGTTTCAATCCGGAAAACCTCCAAAGGGTGATTCCAATGATTCACAGTCTCTCAAACATAAAAACAACTGGTCTTATGACCATGGCACCTATCAATTTTGGTAAGGAAGAGAGAAGAAATCTATTCGGCCAATGTCGATCCTTAGCAAATCAACTTGATTTAAAAGAATGTTCGATGGGTATGAGTTCAGATTGGGAAGAGGCTCTAAAAGCAGGAGCTACATGGCTACGACTTGGTTCTAGTGTGTTTGGTTACCGTCCAAAATAA
- a CDS encoding cell division protein SepF, whose protein sequence is MSFISRLRSVVAGDDYLDNDFDDLDYEGSDHYDEDQGRPPSFGGELAPLTDPSPFGFSGSKVVGMPGISSATSEVNLMEPRSFDEMPRAIQALRERKTVILNLTMMEPDQAQRAVDFVAGGTFAIDGHQERVGESIFLFAPSCVNVTNSTHDDVSSPTTVTRESETVPTESSAAPPPAWGEAKVASI, encoded by the coding sequence GTGTCGTTTATTTCTCGTCTTCGTTCCGTCGTCGCTGGTGACGACTATTTAGATAACGACTTTGATGATTTGGATTACGAAGGAAGCGATCACTATGACGAAGATCAAGGTCGACCCCCTTCATTCGGTGGGGAGCTTGCTCCATTAACAGACCCATCTCCTTTTGGCTTTTCAGGCTCAAAAGTTGTAGGGATGCCAGGAATTTCCTCAGCAACCTCGGAAGTGAATTTGATGGAGCCGAGGAGCTTTGATGAAATGCCTCGAGCAATCCAAGCACTGAGAGAACGTAAAACCGTAATTCTTAACCTCACAATGATGGAGCCAGATCAGGCACAAAGAGCAGTAGATTTTGTAGCAGGCGGAACATTTGCTATTGATGGGCATCAAGAGCGCGTTGGAGAAAGCATCTTTCTATTTGCCCCAAGCTGTGTAAATGTCACCAATTCAACTCATGATGACGTCTCATCTCCCACGACAGTTACAAGAGAGTCTGAGACTGTACCCACCGAATCCTCCGCAGCTCCACCACCTGCATGGGGAGAAGCAAAAGTTGCGAGTATTTAA
- the proC gene encoding pyrroline-5-carboxylate reductase: MDSSLGVVGLGRMAQALLLPLIKSESIPIGNICAVVKSAASIKRINDQFPKGFKVFTSEDQNAKEVWKSSIVLLAVKPQQLNEVITSTSLNQLLNPNTLLISVLAGVSLKKLQKSFPNQLCVRAVPNTPAFVGAGLTGISWGKGVTTKERLLTKELFSPVSEVLELPESQLDAFLALTSSGPAYIALISEALADGAVAAGLPRDLASYLAHRTIGGTAELLNQKDLHPGQLKDMVTSPAGTTIAALRELEKAGLRSALIEAVIAATERSKELSALSN; the protein is encoded by the coding sequence GTGGATTCCTCATTAGGTGTAGTAGGCCTGGGTCGAATGGCTCAGGCTCTTCTTTTGCCACTGATTAAGAGTGAAAGTATTCCAATTGGAAATATTTGTGCTGTTGTTAAAAGTGCTGCAAGTATTAAACGTATAAATGATCAATTTCCTAAAGGTTTTAAAGTATTTACTTCTGAAGATCAAAATGCGAAAGAAGTTTGGAAATCATCAATTGTTCTATTAGCAGTTAAACCTCAACAATTAAATGAAGTTATTACTTCTACTTCACTGAACCAATTGCTAAACCCAAATACCTTATTAATTTCTGTACTTGCTGGTGTCTCTCTTAAAAAGCTTCAAAAGTCATTTCCCAATCAATTATGTGTACGCGCTGTTCCCAATACACCAGCATTTGTAGGGGCTGGTTTGACTGGAATATCTTGGGGTAAAGGCGTCACTACTAAAGAACGTCTTTTAACCAAAGAGCTTTTTAGCCCCGTAAGTGAAGTTTTAGAGCTCCCTGAATCTCAACTTGATGCCTTCCTTGCTCTCACTTCATCAGGTCCTGCTTATATAGCTTTAATTTCCGAGGCCCTTGCTGATGGAGCCGTGGCAGCAGGATTACCAAGAGATTTAGCAAGCTACTTAGCACATAGAACCATTGGTGGTACCGCTGAACTCCTTAACCAAAAAGATCTTCATCCAGGTCAATTGAAAGATATGGTTACATCGCCTGCTGGAACAACAATCGCGGCATTGAGAGAATTAGAAAAAGCTGGCCTTAGATCTGCTCTTATCGAGGCAGTGATAGCTGCAACTGAAAGAAGCAAAGAGTTGTCTGCTCTAAGCAACTAG
- a CDS encoding glycosyltransferase family 4 protein, translated as MAHIAWLGKKTPFCGNVTYGLSTIEALRQRGHQTSFIHFDNPKSPGISETSLLANDPDVSLPYLVKSQVYTIPSPGAQRELRESLERLQPDLVHASLTLSPLDFRLPELCQQLGVPLVATFHPPFDAGIRNLTAGTQQLTYQLYAPALARYDRVIVFSELQADLLARLGVREHRLSVIPNGVDPELWTPAGPQRTSPMRREVREKLGRERVFLYMGRIATEKNVEALLRAWRLVEPKGCRLVVVGDGPLRPTLESNSALTSFCDVLWWGYESDLDTKVALLQCAEVFILPSLVEGLSLALLEAMATGTACVATNAGADGEVLDGGAGIVLSTQGVTTQLRTLLPVLRDQPVLTSELGRRARGRVLERYTLTRNIDALEGLYGELLGATPLVA; from the coding sequence GTGGCGCATATCGCCTGGCTGGGAAAAAAAACTCCATTTTGTGGAAATGTTACCTATGGGCTCAGCACGATTGAAGCCCTTAGGCAGCGTGGGCATCAAACCAGCTTTATTCATTTTGACAATCCCAAAAGCCCTGGCATTAGTGAAACATCATTGCTTGCAAATGATCCAGATGTAAGCCTTCCATATTTAGTTAAGTCTCAGGTTTATACAATTCCTTCACCAGGTGCTCAAAGAGAATTAAGAGAATCCCTTGAACGCCTACAGCCGGACCTTGTACACGCGAGCCTGACTCTTTCTCCTCTTGACTTCAGACTTCCGGAACTATGTCAGCAGCTTGGAGTCCCTTTGGTAGCAACTTTTCATCCACCTTTTGATGCAGGTATACGAAACCTTACCGCGGGTACTCAACAACTCACATACCAGCTTTATGCACCAGCACTAGCTCGGTATGACAGAGTCATTGTCTTTTCGGAACTACAAGCAGATCTGCTTGCAAGACTTGGTGTTAGAGAACACAGGCTTTCTGTTATCCCAAATGGTGTAGATCCAGAATTGTGGACACCAGCAGGGCCTCAGCGAACTAGTCCAATGAGAAGAGAAGTTAGGGAGAAGTTAGGGAGGGAAAGGGTTTTTCTGTATATGGGACGAATTGCTACTGAAAAGAATGTTGAAGCACTTTTGCGGGCATGGCGATTGGTTGAGCCTAAAGGTTGCCGACTCGTAGTTGTAGGTGATGGACCTCTTCGTCCAACTCTTGAGAGCAATTCAGCTTTAACAAGCTTTTGTGATGTTCTTTGGTGGGGTTATGAATCTGATTTAGATACCAAAGTGGCCCTATTGCAATGTGCAGAAGTTTTCATTTTGCCGAGTTTAGTTGAAGGTCTTTCTCTTGCTTTGCTTGAGGCTATGGCAACAGGTACGGCTTGTGTGGCAACTAATGCAGGGGCTGATGGTGAAGTCCTTGATGGTGGTGCTGGGATAGTGTTGAGCACTCAAGGGGTAACGACTCAATTAAGAACATTGCTCCCGGTACTAAGGGATCAACCTGTTTTGACTTCTGAATTAGGTCGAAGAGCTAGAGGGAGAGTTCTTGAGAGGTATACCCTAACCAGAAATATTGATGCATTAGAAGGCCTCTATGGTGAATTGCTTGGTGCTACACCTCTAGTTGCTTAG
- a CDS encoding MFS transporter, with the protein MSGLNLNNPEPALPTGKNPEGNRGLQAVLKLDGFRRLWIGQIFSQLADKFYIVLMVYLIAQYWVTTSPQTNDALAEVAAVIRMDLQTRAQMITLLATGIYVANTLPAMILGTVAGVWADRWPKRRVMVASNGMRALLVIFAPFCLLPGPHFLGLSWGYWTLLVMTFFESVLTQFFAPAEQATIPLLVPQKHLLAANSLYQATSMGATIVGFALGDPILRLLNQVFLKIGISGGEFILLPFCYGIAAISISTIKLKESARSAGKEKLWDEVGEGLQILRKKTTIRNAMLHLVLLYSLLAALYVLAISLASFIPELGPTRFGTLLAISAIGMAAGALVIAQVGHSFDRRKLSATGLGTITFSLILLGQLKGLLSSTLLLCGVLGVGAALVAIPAQTTLQEDTPEAQRGKVFGLQNNLINISLSLPLVLAGAMVSRYGLTPVLWLLAMLALVSAFLELPWRQRC; encoded by the coding sequence TTGAGTGGTCTAAACCTCAATAATCCTGAACCCGCACTCCCTACAGGTAAGAACCCTGAGGGAAATAGAGGCTTGCAGGCTGTTCTTAAATTAGATGGGTTTCGAAGGCTTTGGATTGGCCAAATTTTTTCTCAGCTTGCAGATAAGTTCTACATAGTTTTGATGGTTTATTTGATCGCCCAATACTGGGTGACTACTTCTCCTCAGACAAATGATGCACTTGCAGAAGTCGCAGCTGTTATACGCATGGATTTGCAAACCCGTGCCCAAATGATCACATTGTTGGCAACTGGGATTTATGTCGCAAATACTCTCCCGGCAATGATTTTAGGCACAGTTGCTGGTGTTTGGGCTGATCGTTGGCCAAAAAGAAGAGTAATGGTTGCCTCAAATGGAATGCGAGCACTGTTAGTCATTTTTGCACCATTTTGTCTCCTTCCTGGCCCACATTTTTTAGGCCTTAGTTGGGGTTATTGGACTCTGTTAGTAATGACTTTTTTTGAATCGGTACTTACACAGTTTTTTGCTCCTGCTGAGCAGGCAACTATTCCTTTATTGGTTCCTCAGAAACATTTATTAGCTGCAAACTCCCTTTATCAGGCAACGAGTATGGGAGCAACCATTGTCGGCTTTGCTTTAGGGGACCCAATTTTGCGTCTACTAAATCAGGTCTTCTTGAAAATTGGGATTTCTGGAGGCGAATTTATACTTCTACCGTTTTGCTATGGAATTGCTGCAATTAGTATCAGTACTATCAAATTAAAAGAGTCTGCTCGTTCAGCAGGCAAAGAAAAATTGTGGGATGAAGTTGGAGAAGGCCTTCAAATCCTTAGGAAAAAAACCACAATCAGAAATGCGATGCTGCACCTTGTATTGCTTTATAGCTTATTAGCTGCTTTATATGTATTAGCCATAAGCTTGGCTTCTTTTATCCCAGAACTTGGCCCAACACGTTTTGGAACTTTATTAGCCATTAGTGCGATTGGGATGGCGGCTGGAGCATTGGTAATTGCCCAAGTAGGTCATTCTTTTGATCGTCGAAAACTTTCTGCAACCGGGTTAGGAACAATTACATTTAGTCTTATTCTTCTTGGCCAGCTTAAAGGATTACTTTCCTCAACCTTGCTTTTATGTGGTGTTCTGGGTGTGGGTGCAGCACTGGTTGCTATCCCTGCACAAACTACCCTGCAGGAAGATACTCCAGAAGCTCAGCGCGGTAAGGTTTTTGGCTTGCAAAATAATTTAATCAATATTTCATTGAGTCTTCCTTTAGTACTTGCTGGGGCCATGGTTAGTCGATATGGATTAACTCCTGTTCTTTGGTTGTTGGCAATGCTTGCACTTGTCTCAGCATTCCTTGAACTTCCATGGAGGCAACGTTGTTAA